CAAAACGTAGAATTCGCATATCCTGCATGGGTAGAAGCTTCGAAAACTGGTATGGATGCCATGAAAAAACACATGGACCAAGATCAGGCTGTTCGTATTAACTATGCTTCGAAATACTCGGGTGTTGCCAACTATTGGAAAAACAGACAAGGTATGATCGATGCTTTGAGCAAGCACAAAACAGCGAAGGCTAAAGCAAAACAAGAGAAAAAATTCAATAAATGGGCTAACAAAGCAGCAAATAAAGAAAAATATGGTGATGTAATTTCGACGATCAATGCTTATTATGCAGCGACCAACGAAAAAGCAAGACACGATAATTATTTAATGGGAATGTTACGCTCATCGACGTTTGCAGCATTGCCATATAGCCTTGGTGGCGGATTGATTCAATATGCAAATGAGAACGAGGCAAAACGCAAAGAGATGAAACCTCGCTTAGATGCTTATGTCAATGATAACTATGAGGGTCTTTATTTACCGCTAGAAGTTGATGTATTAGCAGATGAATTAAATCTTTACGCAGCGAAAGGCGGACAAATTGCTACTTATATCCGTCAGATGGCTGATAAAAATGGTGGTAATTTCCAAGCGGATATTCAGAAAGCATTCGATAACAGCGTATTCGCTTCAAAAGAAAAAATTGAAGCTTATTTAGAAAATCCAAATGCGAAAGTTGTAGAAAATGATCCTTTATTAGCGATCTCTACAGCATTAATGAACAAGTACCGCGAGTCTACTCCAGAGTCTGAGAAACTAGTAAATGACTTCCAAGCAGCCTCGCGCAAGTATATTGCTGGTGTTTTAGAAATGGATCCTAACGGTAAATACTACCCGGATGCAAACTCCACATTACGTTTAACTTACGGTACAATCAGAGCATTACCAAAAGACAAACGTAACGATGCGAAGGTGAATAACTACACGACTTTGCAAGGAACAATTGCGAAATACAAACCAAACGATGAGGAATTTGATCTTCCAAAACGTTTAATGGAACTATACGAAGCGAAGGACTACGGACGCTATGCTGATAAAGCAGGATACCTTCCTGTAAATTTCCTAAGTGATCAAGATATCACGGGTGGTAACTCCGGATCGCCGGTTTTAAATGGAAAAGGCGAATTAATTGGCTTGGCTTTTGATGGTAACATCGAGGCTATGGCTGGGGATGTAATCTTTGATCCTAAATTGCAAAGAACTATCTCTGTTGATATCCGCTACGTTCTTTTCGTAATTGATAAATTTGCCGGTGCGCAAAACATCATTGACGAGTTAAAAATTGTAGAGTAATATCTATTCAAAAGGGTTTTAAACACAAAAAAAAGCGCTGAAATTAGCTTTGTTTGCATTCCTTTTGTATATTTATGATATCTTAGAGAATTAATTAAGAAAAACTAAAATTATATTAATTAAAAAAATGGAAAACTACACTAAATTAAAAGAGCTAGTAGCTTCAATCGAAGCTGATGCAGAAAAATTCTTCAACAACGGAAATTCAGCAGCAGGAACTCGCGTTCGTAAAGGCTTACAAGACATCAAAACTTTAGCACAAGATATCCGTAACGAGATCACTGCTAAGAAAAACGACGGTAAAAAATAAGTAACCCCGTTTACAAAATAAAAACCTGGATCTTAATGGTCCAGGTTTTTTTTGTCTAGTCTTGAACCAAGAAAGAAAGAGAATTTTGTCTTGAACCAGGAAAGGAAGGATTTATGGAACAGCAGGATCTTGCTCATCTTCGTATCATAATTAGTGGTAAGTGTCTAATCCGTTTAACACGATCCTGATAATCCTTGCATCCTTCCTTTCTTGGTTCAAAACACCCTTTCAAATGACGTTATGCCCGATCCTGTTGCTCCTTAAATCCTTCCTTTCCTGGTTCAAGACAAAATTTCCTTCCTTCCCTGCTTAAAGACAAACCTCCCTTACTTTTTTTGGCAAAAAACCAAATATCCTGACAAAATAAAGGCGCCTAATCGGCGCCATAAATCTAATATCTTATATCTAATGTCTAAAATCTAATCCCCCTACCTCTAAAGCATCATAGCCGCAAAGAACAGCCCAAATTGCTTTTCTGATAGCCATTGCCCAAGGATCTCCCGCATTTTGTTGCGTGTCTGTTCTCTTGTGAAAGCAGAAGCTTTTTTCTTGATTAGGTTATCTGTAACTGTTGTTCCGGTCATTTCGACTTTGGAGGCATAGATATTGAAATTCTGCTCGGGTACAACGAGTCCTAGTATCATTCCAGGTAGGCCGTGCAGCGTGCTGGGGCTACTGGCTAATGGAATTTGGTCGGTGTAGAATGCAACGACATACACTGAGTCTAATGTAACGCCATTTGCGCGTCTACAATCGTATCCTGCGATATTGCGATACTCATTAGTGATCTTCCATTTAACGTTCGTTAGGGAGTCTGAAATCGCTATTGGCGAGCCCCCAACTTCTAAGGTCATAGAAGTCTGCTTGGTAGCGAGGTTCTGATAGATTTTTGTTCCATAGTCTAAGAATCCGAAACGCAACAGCTGTGCAACCATAGCAGGTTGGTCCTTGGCTAGGGGTTCCAAGATGGATTCACTTCCAGAAAAAGTAAGTTTCCGTTGTAATACCGCTGTTTCCGGCACCTTTGTTAACATATCTTCGAAAAACTTCCTTTGGAAATCAGTCTCCTTCATCATGCTGATTTGTCGTCTCAGCATATTCTTCACGTGTACTGTCTTATCGTAAGTAATAACGCCTTGTTCTGGGAAGAAGGCATATTGTGCATTTGCTTGTTGAAAGCCTAAGACAAACAGAAATAGTATGGCAATATATAGTTTCATTTTCATGATTATTCAGCTCCTTTCATTGATGTAAAATCCCAGCTAACTTTTAGCATAAAATATCTGGAAATAGTGTTAAACGTTTCTTGGGTAAAAGAGTTTACCGTTTGTCTACGGCTAAATCCTTTGTTTTGATTCAAGATGTCGTTGACATAGAAGTCTACCACCAAGTTCTCCCCTTTTAAGAATTTCTTGCTCACGCCTGGCGTAAAGATGGCGCGTTCGAATTTCTCAGCGTAGGTTTTAGTTGGCGCCTCGTATGTGTAAGCTAAATCAGCATACAATTGGAATTTTGCCGGCAGGTACGCTCTTACTCTAGCATCCCCGATTAAAGTGAAGCCTTCGGAGTTGCGATCCGGTGTAAATGTAGATCTCATGACACGCCATCCTGGTCTTGCACCCACTTCAAAGTCAACGCCCTTCGTGGTATTCTTTTCTAATCCAAAACGGATATTATAATCATAGGTCGTTGATTTGTTTTCGTCGTAAGGGATGTCCTCATAGTTTTGACGCGGAACATCTCTAATCAAATTGTAGGAGCTGCTATAGTTCGCTCCTAAGTTAATGTCAGCTTTAATCTGATGCTTGGCAATCACGTTGAATCCGCTTCCAGCATACGCAAAAGCCGAGTAGGCATCTTTATCGGCATTATCATACATCAGGATTCTAGACCCATCAGGAAAAACCGTCTCATTCATCTGTATCGCTCTTTTTGTCTGCGTAACATTCGTTCCTAGATAAAAGTATCTACCCTTCATCATTTCGTATGATCCGCCATCTAATGAAAACGAGTTGTTGATAGAAGGCTTCAGATTTTCATTACCAATGGTTTGATTCAATTGATCCGTATTCTGGCGCAATGGCTGAATCTGCGTTAAAGAAGGCAGTTGAGTGTAGCGTCTATAGCCCAATCCCAATGCTTTAGTCTTCGTGAAAGAATAACGTAAGCGCGCATTCGGCGTAAATGTCAAATAATCACGCTTCAGGTCGACAGTATCCAAGTTATTGAACATATTCATATCATCATGACGAAGGGTATTCGTCACGTTGAAATCTATTTTATCCGACTTGTATCCGAAAGTCAGGTTTGCTGAATTCGTCCTTGTGTTGAAGTTGAAATCATTACTGAACTCCCGATCGAAGTCGTTGTATTCTCCGGAAGCACTCTTGTTGAAGGAACTCAATACAGAATGCGCTTTAGACTGGCTAAAGTCATAACCAATCGATGATCTCCAACGTTTTGAAAGCGGCTCTGAGTAAACGATCGACGTGCTTAGATTGTCAGTCTTCGAATTGCCATCCTTAAATTGGTCTACGGTGTCGCGTGCTGCGGTAATACGGTTATTCAGTTCCGATTTCACCTGCAATTCGTTGTTGTTTTCCGCATTGCTACCTGCAAAAGTTAAGGAAATTGACCGACCTTCCTTCTTGAATTTCTTCGTATAGAAAGCATTGTAGGTCACATTAGTTATGTTAGACATTTCCTGCTGATTACTCGTATTGTCAGAGGCAAGCGTGCCATCTCTCCAGGTACTTGCATCCACATTCGTTGCGCGATCCGCATGCGTACGATCAGCCGATACTTTAAAAGTTAACGTGGAAAGGGAGTCGATTGCTAGGTCATACTTCGCATTCACACGATGTTTATTTGCATCCGAACCGATATTCTTGTTTTCCTCGGTATTGATGACCCCCTCATTGGTCGCATTTTGACGCAAAGTATTTTCATACACATCATTTTCGATCCTAGCAAACTTGTAGCTCGCATTCAGTTTATGTTTCTTATCCTTCCAAGCATCCATCACTGAAGCTCCTAGAGAAATCGCTTTTGGATGACCCTTGCCGTCCCAGTTCGAAAACTCGTCGCTATTGCGTACCATAAAAAATCCACCATCACCTGTCATTCCAGATTCCGTATCCGACATGTTGAATTTCTCCTGCTCCTGCCAACTGAGGCTAAACTTCCCATCCGTAGAGCCCATTAAATAAGCTCCTAATTTAAAACTCCCTTTGAATTTATTGTAGGCTAACTTGCCCATGTAATATTCCTTATCGTTTCCTAATCCTCCCGCAAGTTCCGCCTTACCAAAAGAGCCGTTCTTCGCATCTTCCTTCAACTTCACGTTGATGGTCTGTATGCGGGTTCCATCATCTACTCCCGTTCGTTCCGCCTGTTCCGACTTCTTCTCGTAAACTTGAACTTTATCCACCATATCCGAACGGATATTTCGTGTCACCAAAGTCGGGTCATCGCCAAAGAACTCCTCACCATCGACCAAGACCTTCTCTACGGTCTTTCCTTGCGCAGTAATCTTACCTGAGGCATCGACAGAGATACCCGGTAGCACTTTCAGCAAGTCTTCTACCTTCGCATTCTTCTCCGTCACAAAGCTCGAGGCATCATATTCTGTTGTATCCCCTTTTATCACCACCGGTATTTTCCCTGTAATCAAGACTTCTTCAATTAGATTGGCAGCACTTTGCAGCTCAATCTCTCCTAATGCGACATTCCCAGCTCCTTTTTTTATCGTTTGGAAGTAATCTCCAAACTTTGGATAGCTAATAATCAACAAGTAATCCTGATTATCCGGATTGTTGATGGCGAACTTTCCATCAGCATTTACACGTGTAAAATCAACGAGGATAGAGTCTTTAGCTTGAAGAAGCATGACTGTGGCGTTGGCTAGCTTAGTCTTATCAGACTCATCGACAATAGAACCTGAGATTTTACTCTGGGCAGAAGTCTGTAGCGAAATAAAACCGAGGACAAGGCTTAGCAAGACAGTGGTTAGTAATTTCATAAGTAATATTAAAAAATAATGCGATTCGTTAGGTTCTACGAAAATATCACAATTACGTGATATAAGCAGTCCAAACGTTTGAGTTTAACATAGATTAACAGATAAATACAAATACGCTAGGGACTTCATCAGAACCATCTATTGGTAGCCTAACAGAGTGAAAAGTTACAGGTTTAGTAAAATTTATTTCACTACCTTTGTAAAAACCATTTGAAATGCAAAAAATCAAAGACTATGTAGAAGCGAATAAGGATCGCTTCTTGGACGAATTATTTGAATTATTGCGCTTTCCCTCTGTAAGTGCAGATCCACAATTTAAAGAAGGTGTCTTAAACACTGCAGAGTTTGTCGCTCAAAAATTAAAAGATGCTGGCGCGGATAATGTTGAAGTCTGCCCGACTGCTGGCTACCCAATTGTATATGGAGAGAAGATCTTCGATCCATCTTTACCAACTGTATTAGTTTATGGTCACTACGATGTGCAGCCTGCAGATCCATTGGAATTGTGGGATACCCCTCCATTCGAACCTACCGTTCGCGATGGTAAAATCTATGCACGTGGTGCCGCTGATGATAAAGGCCAATTCTATATGCATGTTAAGGCATTTGAATATATGGTTAAAAACAATGAGCTAGCTTGTAACATCAAATTCATGATCGAAGGCGAAGAAGAAGTAGGTTCAGCTAACTTAGGAATCTTTGTTCGCGAGAACAAAGAGCGCTTGAAAGCAGATGTAATCGTTATTTCCGATACTTCAATGATCAGCTTAGAGACTCCTTCATTAGAAACAGGCTTACGTGGTCTTTCTTATGTTGAAGTAGAAGTTACAGGTCCTAACCGCGATCTGCACTCAGGAGTTTATGGTGGTGCTGTAGCAAACCCTGCTACCATCCTAGCGAAGATGATTGCTTCATTGCACGATGAGAACAACCATATCGCTATCCCAGGATTCTACGATGACGTTATTGAATTAACTGCAGAAGAACGCAAAGCGTTGAACGAAGCACCTTTCGATATCGAAGAATACAAAACGGACTTAGGCGTTGCAGATGTTTGGGGAGAAAAAGGATATACGACAATTGAACGTACGGGTATTCGCCCAACATTAGAAGTAAATGGTATTTGGGGTGGATATATCGGTGAAGGTGCGAAGACTGTATTACCTTCTAAAGCATTTGCTAAGATATCCATGCGTTTAGTTCCTAACCAAAACTCAGAACGCATTACAGAATTATTCAAGAAGCACTTCGAAGGTATTGCTCCTGATTATATTAAAATCGAAGTTAAACCTCATCATGGTGGCGAGCCTGTAGTAACTCCTACAGACAGTATCGCTTACAAAGCTGCTGAGAAAGCTTTAGAAGAAACCTTCAACAAGAAACCAGTACCTACACGCGGCGGTGGTTCTATTCCAATCGTTGCTTTATTCGAACAAGAATTAGGAATCAAAACGGTATTGTTAGGTTTTGGATTGGACAGTGATAACTTACACTCTCCAAATGAAAAATATGGCATTGAAAACTACCTGAAGGGTATAGAGACAATTCCACTTTTCCATAAATATTACGCTGAATTAAGCAAATAACATAAAAATGCTTCACGCTTGTGAAGCATTTTTTTTATCTTCGGCTAACTGATCGCAGATAATGTTATTATTATTAAGAAAAATACACAGGCTTCTTTATTTCTTTGCTGTATTATTCTTTTTTATCCTTTCTTATCCCCTTCTTTTTTTACTTTCTAGGAATCCGATTAAGAACTATGCTGCTATCGTTTGGTTTCGCAAGTGGATTTCTATTCTTAGTGTTCATTTGGTTGGTATTCGCTTTAAAATACATTACGAGGAGCCTATCGATTGGTCTCAGCCCTATATTCTTTGTCCCAACCATACCTCTATTTTAGATATCACAGCGCTCACCTACCTTTGTCCACAGCAGTTCTCCTTTATGGGTAAAATAGAACTGTTAAAGAACCCTGTAACACGTATTTTCTTTAAGTCGATCGATATACCGGTGAAACGTGAGAGCAAGATATCCTCATTCAAAGCTTTTAAGCGTGGTTTGGAACTGCTGGGATTAGGCAAATCTCTGGTGATATTTCCGGAAGGTGCTATTGAAGATGAATATCCACCCAAACTTCACAAATTTAAAGCAGGCGCCTTTAAAATGGCGCAGGAGAATCGAACTGCAATTCTTCCTGTGATTATCCACAATGCGTGGAAGGTTATGTGGGATGATGGCCGAGAATTCGGATCTGCTCCCGGTGTTATTCACATCTCTGTGCTAAAGCCCATTCAGTATGCTGAAACTGAAAACGCAAAAACTAACACGGTGGAGAACGAGGTTTATGAAAAAATGAATAAATTCTGGTTAGAAAATCTCGCCAAATATTAATGTTTAGCCTTGCATTCAAGTAATTAAATAACTGATATTCTATTAGTTATATTATTAATGAAAGATTTACACATATTTTACTTGCATTAGTTAAATTAAATATTATTTTTGCGAAAATGTAAAACTTAATTAAAGAGATATGTATTGGACACTTGAATTAGCTTCGCATTTAGAAGACGCTCCATGGCCAGCGACAAAAGATGAATTAATTGACTACGCTATTCGTTCAGGAGCACCTGTTGAAGTAATTGAAAACCTTCAAGCTTTAGAAGACGACGGTGAACCTTACGAGAACATCGAGGAGATTTGGCCAGATTATCCGACTAAAGATGACTTCTTTTTCAACGAAGACGAATATTAACATCATGATAGAAAGCGCCTTTTTAAAAAAGGCGCTTTTTATTTAATCCTTTTATAGAAATATTTGTCAAAGGCTTAAACAGAATGAATATGGGAAAGCAATTACTTTTTTTACTAACAATCATACTTCCTTTTATGTCAATGGCTCAATCCGCTAAAGGCTCTACCGGCGACGGCAAGAGTATGAACGTCGCACGTGGCTTTATCAATGAATTAGCCAACTTTGACACGCCATTGGATGTTATCCTGAGTGAAAGGGTGATTGTTAATAATCCCAATGATGAGCTTTACGACTACTTGGAGGCTAGTCTACAAGAAATAAGAATCAACCTATCGTTGAAAAATGTGGATGAGATTCAATATAAAACTTTTCATGAGCTACCGCGCAAAGAAGTACGCGATATCGACCCGGAAGGCATGAACATTGATAACATGGTTTTTCTTTACTACAAAAACAGACTATTGACTTCCCTATACGTTGAAGACGGAAAAATCGCCTCTTTTACCCTGGTATCAAAAGGAAATGAGATGGCGCATTTCGTCACCTATTAACAAAAAGACATTTTTTTAATAGAATTCTTGCAATTCTCAAAAGTATCTTTGATATTTGTTCAATAACTAATGAATACAGCAGTAGCAAATAAAACTTGGTGGTGGCACAGCATATAATGTTGTGGCAATAACCTATTAGTTTAATTTAGCGAAACAAAAAATAGCGGGCTTGCCTTTTCGGCAAGCCCTTTTTATTGAATTTTATGAAAGAGATACTAGCACATTTATTTGAATACAAGTCGTTTACAAGAAAGGAAGCATACGACATCCTTACGAACATTGCTACCGGCAAATACGATAGCCACCAGATTGCAGCCTTTATGACGATCTACGGCATGCGGAGCATCCGCGTGGAAGAACTGGGCGGATTTCGCGATGCCATGTACGATCTGTGCAATAAGGTCGAGTTTAAAGGATACGATTTGATCGATATGTGTGGCACCGGCGGTGATGGCAAAAACACATTCAATATATCAACGATAGCATCCTTCGTTGTGGCTGGTGCCGGGTACCATGTTGCTAAACATGGAAACGTGGGGGTATCTTCTGGATGCGGTTCTTCTAATGTGATGGAATATCTGGGGTATCAGTTCACTAATGATCAGAACGAATTACAAGCGCAGTTGGAACGATCAAACATCTGCTTTCTTCATGCTCCGCTCTTCCATCCGGCAATGAAAACTGTAGCTCCCATCCGCAGAGCATTATCGGTGAAGACTTTCTTTAATATGCTCGGCCCACTGACCAATCCTGCCAATCCGAAATTCCAATCGGTAGGCGTTTTCAGCTTAGAGCTAGCCCGCTTATACGCCTACCTGTACCAAGGGACAGACAAGCAATACAGCATCATGCATGCTTTAGATGGTTATGATGAAATATCGTTGACCGGAGATTTCAAGATCATTACCAACGCCGGCGAGAACTATTATACGACCGAAGAAATCGGCTTTAGCCCAATCAATCCCGCTGATCTTGCGGGTGGAGATACGGTAGAGGACGCTGCGAGCATATTCAGAAAAATAATTGAAGGCGAAGGAACCAACGAACAGAATAATACCGTATTGACAAACGCGGCTTTCGGAATCAAAACCTTCCATCCGGAAAAGAGCTTTGGCGATTGTTATTACGAAGCGGAGTCTTCCTTGTTGGGATTAAAAGCATTAAACAGTTTTAAT
The DNA window shown above is from Sphingobacterium hotanense and carries:
- a CDS encoding S46 family peptidase, yielding MKKIGLLIVLAFVSTFSFADEGMWFLMHLKRLNEADMQKKGLQLTAEEIYSINNSSLKDAIVQFNGGCTAEIVSGSGLVFTNHHCGYDAIAELSTPEHDYLTNGFWAKNYAEELKPKSLSVRFFVRMDDVSKRILGLVNDKMSEKEREKVINQEIAKIQAENSENGKYVVSVRPFYNGNEYYYFVYQDYTDVRLVGTPPNSIGKFGGDTDNWEWPRHTGDFSIFRVYGDKDGNPAEYSKNNVPLKPKYFLPISIKGVKEGDFSMILGYPGRTNRWMNAAGIDQNVEFAYPAWVEASKTGMDAMKKHMDQDQAVRINYASKYSGVANYWKNRQGMIDALSKHKTAKAKAKQEKKFNKWANKAANKEKYGDVISTINAYYAATNEKARHDNYLMGMLRSSTFAALPYSLGGGLIQYANENEAKRKEMKPRLDAYVNDNYEGLYLPLEVDVLADELNLYAAKGGQIATYIRQMADKNGGNFQADIQKAFDNSVFASKEKIEAYLENPNAKVVENDPLLAISTALMNKYRESTPESEKLVNDFQAASRKYIAGVLEMDPNGKYYPDANSTLRLTYGTIRALPKDKRNDAKVNNYTTLQGTIAKYKPNDEEFDLPKRLMELYEAKDYGRYADKAGYLPVNFLSDQDITGGNSGSPVLNGKGELIGLAFDGNIEAMAGDVIFDPKLQRTISVDIRYVLFVIDKFAGAQNIIDELKIVE
- a CDS encoding histone H1; protein product: MENYTKLKELVASIEADAEKFFNNGNSAAGTRVRKGLQDIKTLAQDIRNEITAKKNDGKK
- a CDS encoding GLPGLI family protein, which encodes MKMKLYIAILFLFVLGFQQANAQYAFFPEQGVITYDKTVHVKNMLRRQISMMKETDFQRKFFEDMLTKVPETAVLQRKLTFSGSESILEPLAKDQPAMVAQLLRFGFLDYGTKIYQNLATKQTSMTLEVGGSPIAISDSLTNVKWKITNEYRNIAGYDCRRANGVTLDSVYVVAFYTDQIPLASSPSTLHGLPGMILGLVVPEQNFNIYASKVEMTGTTVTDNLIKKKASAFTREQTRNKMREILGQWLSEKQFGLFFAAMML
- a CDS encoding outer membrane beta-barrel protein produces the protein MKLLTTVLLSLVLGFISLQTSAQSKISGSIVDESDKTKLANATVMLLQAKDSILVDFTRVNADGKFAINNPDNQDYLLIISYPKFGDYFQTIKKGAGNVALGEIELQSAANLIEEVLITGKIPVVIKGDTTEYDASSFVTEKNAKVEDLLKVLPGISVDASGKITAQGKTVEKVLVDGEEFFGDDPTLVTRNIRSDMVDKVQVYEKKSEQAERTGVDDGTRIQTINVKLKEDAKNGSFGKAELAGGLGNDKEYYMGKLAYNKFKGSFKLGAYLMGSTDGKFSLSWQEQEKFNMSDTESGMTGDGGFFMVRNSDEFSNWDGKGHPKAISLGASVMDAWKDKKHKLNASYKFARIENDVYENTLRQNATNEGVINTEENKNIGSDANKHRVNAKYDLAIDSLSTLTFKVSADRTHADRATNVDASTWRDGTLASDNTSNQQEMSNITNVTYNAFYTKKFKKEGRSISLTFAGSNAENNNELQVKSELNNRITAARDTVDQFKDGNSKTDNLSTSIVYSEPLSKRWRSSIGYDFSQSKAHSVLSSFNKSASGEYNDFDREFSNDFNFNTRTNSANLTFGYKSDKIDFNVTNTLRHDDMNMFNNLDTVDLKRDYLTFTPNARLRYSFTKTKALGLGYRRYTQLPSLTQIQPLRQNTDQLNQTIGNENLKPSINNSFSLDGGSYEMMKGRYFYLGTNVTQTKRAIQMNETVFPDGSRILMYDNADKDAYSAFAYAGSGFNVIAKHQIKADINLGANYSSSYNLIRDVPRQNYEDIPYDENKSTTYDYNIRFGLEKNTTKGVDFEVGARPGWRVMRSTFTPDRNSEGFTLIGDARVRAYLPAKFQLYADLAYTYEAPTKTYAEKFERAIFTPGVSKKFLKGENLVVDFYVNDILNQNKGFSRRQTVNSFTQETFNTISRYFMLKVSWDFTSMKGAE
- a CDS encoding dipeptidase is translated as MQKIKDYVEANKDRFLDELFELLRFPSVSADPQFKEGVLNTAEFVAQKLKDAGADNVEVCPTAGYPIVYGEKIFDPSLPTVLVYGHYDVQPADPLELWDTPPFEPTVRDGKIYARGAADDKGQFYMHVKAFEYMVKNNELACNIKFMIEGEEEVGSANLGIFVRENKERLKADVIVISDTSMISLETPSLETGLRGLSYVEVEVTGPNRDLHSGVYGGAVANPATILAKMIASLHDENNHIAIPGFYDDVIELTAEERKALNEAPFDIEEYKTDLGVADVWGEKGYTTIERTGIRPTLEVNGIWGGYIGEGAKTVLPSKAFAKISMRLVPNQNSERITELFKKHFEGIAPDYIKIEVKPHHGGEPVVTPTDSIAYKAAEKALEETFNKKPVPTRGGGSIPIVALFEQELGIKTVLLGFGLDSDNLHSPNEKYGIENYLKGIETIPLFHKYYAELSK
- a CDS encoding lysophospholipid acyltransferase family protein, producing MLLLLRKIHRLLYFFAVLFFFILSYPLLFLLSRNPIKNYAAIVWFRKWISILSVHLVGIRFKIHYEEPIDWSQPYILCPNHTSILDITALTYLCPQQFSFMGKIELLKNPVTRIFFKSIDIPVKRESKISSFKAFKRGLELLGLGKSLVIFPEGAIEDEYPPKLHKFKAGAFKMAQENRTAILPVIIHNAWKVMWDDGREFGSAPGVIHISVLKPIQYAETENAKTNTVENEVYEKMNKFWLENLAKY
- a CDS encoding DUF2795 domain-containing protein gives rise to the protein MYWTLELASHLEDAPWPATKDELIDYAIRSGAPVEVIENLQALEDDGEPYENIEEIWPDYPTKDDFFFNEDEY
- the trpD gene encoding anthranilate phosphoribosyltransferase; this encodes MKEILAHLFEYKSFTRKEAYDILTNIATGKYDSHQIAAFMTIYGMRSIRVEELGGFRDAMYDLCNKVEFKGYDLIDMCGTGGDGKNTFNISTIASFVVAGAGYHVAKHGNVGVSSGCGSSNVMEYLGYQFTNDQNELQAQLERSNICFLHAPLFHPAMKTVAPIRRALSVKTFFNMLGPLTNPANPKFQSVGVFSLELARLYAYLYQGTDKQYSIMHALDGYDEISLTGDFKIITNAGENYYTTEEIGFSPINPADLAGGDTVEDAASIFRKIIEGEGTNEQNNTVLTNAAFGIKTFHPEKSFGDCYYEAESSLLGLKALNSFNKLING